From the Pseudodesulfovibrio indicus genome, the window AGCTTGAGCGCTGGAAGCGGCGCTGCCCGGTCGAGTCGTACCGCCGCCTGCTCGAAGAGCGCGGCGAGAACGTGGGATACGAGAAACTGGTCGCCGACACGGACGCCATGCTGGACGCGGCCATGGAAGCGGCCCGGAACGCCCCGTTCCCGTCCGTGGAGCAGATGCGCGGCCTGTTGTTCGCAAAGGGGGGGTGCTAGATGCCCTGGACAGCCGTATGCATCAGCAAGGATGATTCCCTGCGTTTCGAAAAGGACGGGCTCCGCTGCATCTCCTATGTGGAGGCCCTGAACGAAGCCCAGCGGCAGGCCATGGAGGGCGACCCCGAGGTCTTCCTCATCGGCGAGGGCATCGACGACGTGGGCGGGGTCTTCGGGTCCACCAAGGGGTTGAAGGACCGTTTCGGCGAGCGGGTCATGGACATGCCCATCGCGGAGAACGGCCTGACCGGCGTGGTCACGGCTGCCGCCGCCGCGGGCATGAAGCCGGTGCTCGTGCACATGCGGGCGGACTTTCTGCCCATGAGCATGGATCAGCTCACCAACCACGCGGCCAAGTGGCACTATATGTCCGGCGGGCGCGTCTCCATTCCCCTGGTGGTCCGGTCCATCATAGGCCGGGGATGGGGGTCGGCGGCCCAGCACTCCCAGGGCACTCACAACATGTTTCTGTCCACGCCGGGGCTCAAGATCGCGCTCCCGGCCACTCCATACGACGCCAAGGGACTGTTCCTGTCCGCCATGCAGGACCCCAATCCGGTGCTCATCTTCGAGCATCGCTGGCTCTATGGCTCAATCGGCCCGGTGCCGGAGGAGCCCTACGCCGTGCCGCTGGGGCAGGCGGTGGTCCGCCGCCCCGGTTCGGACGTGACCATCGTTGCGGTTTCGCATATGCTGCCCTTTGCCATGCAGGCCGCCGACACCCTGGCGGCCGAGGGCGTCGAGGCCGAGGTCGTGGACCCCAGGACCATCGCGCCCCTGGACATGGAGACCATCTCCGCGTCGGTGGGCAAGACCGGCCGGTTGGTGTTGTGCGACGTTTCCTGCCGCACCGGCGGGTTCGCGGGCGAGGTCGTCTGCCGTTTGGCCGAGGAGAACCCGGCCATGCTCAAGGCGCCGGTCCGGCGGGTCTCCTTCCCGGACCTGCCCACCCGACCCCGCCCCCTCACTCCCGGTCGCGCCCCGGACCTGCCCACCCCGTGCAGCCCGGTGCTGGAGGAGGCGTACTACCCCGGCGCAGAAGACATTGCAGCGGCCGTCAGGGCCGTGATTTCATAGCATCCCAGGAAGGAACAATGAGCGAAAACGATCGAATCGTCCTGGATGGCCACAAGCTGGCCTGGTACAAAGAGCGCGTGGAAGCGTGGCAGCGCGGCGAGCGCATCGCCCCCATTACCATCGACTGCGCCCTGACCCGGAAGTGCGGCTACCGTTGCGTCTACTGCTACGGCCAGTTGCAGGCCAATGACGAGCAGCACATGACACGCGACGTCATCTTCCGCTTCCTCGACGATTGCGCCGAGATCGGCGTCAAGGGCGTGAGCTTCGTCAGCGACGGCGAGTCCACCTGCAGCCCGCACCTCTACGACGCCATCATCCACGGCCACGAGAACGGGTTGAGCATGGCCCTGGGCACCAACGGCTACCTGCTTCAGGACGAACGGCTCATCGACATCCTGCCCCGCCTGACCTACCTGCGCTTCAATATCTCCGCAGGGAGGCGAAGCGGTATGCCGAGATTCACGGCTGCGCCGAGAAGTGCTTCCACAAGGTCTGCGAGACCATGCGCAAGGCCGTTGCCCTGAAGAAGGAGCACGGCTTCGACGTGACCATCGGCACCCAGATGGTCCTCATGCCGGAGTTCAAGGACCAGATCATGCCCTTGAGCGAGCTGGGCCGCGAGCTGGGCGTGGATTACCTGGTCATCAAGCACTGCTCGGACGACGAGGACCACTCTCTGGGCGTGCAGTACGACAAGTACGAGGAACTGACCGACCTGCTCAGGCAGGCCGAGGCCCTGAGCACGGACACTTACATGGTCCGCGCCAAGTGGTCCAAGATCCTGTCCGGCGGCACGCGCAACTACAGCCGCTGCTACGGCCCGCCGTTCATCATCCAGTTTTCGGGCTCCGGCCTGGTCGCGCCCTGCGGCATGCTCTTCAATTCCAAGTACAAGAAGTACCACATCGGGAACATCGCCGAGACTCCGTTCAAGGAGCTGTGGCAGTCCGACCGGTATTGGGAGGTCATGGACCTCATCAGTTCGGAGAAGTTTGACGCCAAGACCATGTGCGGCTCGCTTTGCCTGCAGCACAAGGTCAACGAATACCTTTACGGCATCAAGGAGCTGGGCAACGAGCTGACGGACCCCGCCGGGGAACCGCCCATGCACCTCAGTTTCATCTAGGCTTCCTTGGGCGCGGAGCCGGGGAAACGGGAAGGGGCGACCGCGTGAGCGCTGGGCGCAGGCTGCACGGCGGCCTGCCCCGGACGGGTGCGGCGCCGGTCCGGAACCTCCTGCGGCCGAGCGGCGGTGTCCCGTGGTCCATGGGCATGGACGTCCGCCGCGTAAGACTCGACCTGTCCAAGGCCGCCGGGCCGCAAACGGAGAACCGGTCATGAACGAACGCCATTGCATCCTCTGCGGCCGTCAGGCCTTTTCCCTGAAGGTCGTCAATTCCTACAATATCTCGAAGTGCACGGGGTGTGGCCTGGAATACGCCGACCCTATGCCCACGCAGGCTCAGTTGGCCGCGTTTTACGGCGACTACGCCGATTTCCGGGCGCGAACCGAGGTCACGCGGCGCAATGCCGAACGCAATCTGGACGGTCTGCTGGACAAGGGATACGTCGGCCCGCAGAGCCGCATCCTGGATTTCGGCTGCGGCGGCAACCAGTTCGTCGCCGCCTGCCGGGAGCGGGGCCTGGGCCGGAGTTACGGGTTCGACCGGTACGTGTTCCCGGACGGGGACGATCTGCTGGTTTCGCTCGAGGACGCGGAGCGGGGGGGCTGGGATCTGATCTGCCTGTGGGGCGTGCTGGAGCATCTGGTGGACCCCGTAACCACCCTGCGGGAGTTGCGGGGAATGCTGGCCGAAAACGGACGCATCGTCTGCACGACCGTCTGCACCGAGATGCGGATTCCCTTTCAGTACAAGCCGCCGGAGCACACCCTCTATTTCAGCCGCGCTTCCTTCGGGGAGCTGGCCCGGGCTTCGGGCCTGGAGTTGGTCTGCGTGGAGGACTACTTCATGGAGCAGGACGCGGACGTGTATCTGTCCATCCTGCTGCGGACCATGCCGGACGCGTACAAGGCGCGGGTGAGCCATTCCCTGCCGAAGTTCGTGGAAGTGCCGACCAACGAGGTGGTCGCGGTCTTCGGTCGGTAGCCGGGGATCAATCCAGCCAGTGCGGGGCGTCGCGCAGGAACTGCGTGCCGACCCGGGCCACGTACACCCGTTCCGGGTATCGCCGGCGGTATTTTTCCCAGAACCGCTCCTGCAGCGCCTCGTCCTCCGGGGTCGAACGCCAGGTTCCGTCCAGCCGCTGCTCCATCTCCCGCACCGCGGCCAGGATTTCCTCCGGGCTGTTGTCCAGCACCTGAACGCCCGCCTCCACGATGTCCTTGTAATTGTACATGCCCAGCGCAGGCGTATCCAGGACCTCGGAGAGCGTCAGGAACCGCTCTTCGCGGGTGGACCAGTAGTGCTTGAGGATGGTCAGGTTGCGGCTTCCCCAAGTGGTGATCATCGTCGGGGGGATCATGTTCACCCACAGGGTGGGGCGGCGGAAGCACTGCGCAGCCACCGTATCCGGGCCGGTGGCGCAGGTGATGTAGAAATGGCAGCGTCCGGCCAGGTAGATGTCCATCAGCGGTGTCGTCTTGCCGGAGAAAGGGTAATCAATGAAATTCGGGTCGCTCCAGGCGACCTTTTTTTCGGCCGTCGAGCCCGCCCGGACCACCGTGAACCGTTCGGCCATGTGCTTGAAGGCGGGGATGTAGGTGTCGATGTCGGTGTTGCGGAACTCGTAGTGGGTGTTGTCCTCATGGGGATTGTGTTCCAGGAGGTACTTGTAGTCGCGGCCGAGGACCGGGACGAAGGGACGATCCGGGGCCATGCCGAGCTGTTCCGCCTGCCGTTTGGCCTCAGCCTCCTCGGCCGGGGTGAAGTTGATGTGTTGTTCGGTCTTCTCCATGAAGTTCTCGAAGTCAAAGGTCCCCATCCGTTCTTCCTGGCGGGAGATCACGCCCAGGCCGCCGAGTTTGTGACAGACGTCGAACAGGGGCAGAAAAATCTGGTGGATGGGCAGGACCCGCTTCCACATGTCGAGCAGGGCCGGGTTGCAGGGGATATCGCGGTGGACATAGACTCGGAATTCCCTGGGAAGCCTGTCCATATCAATGAGGCTGCAGAAGAGTTCGGTGTTGGCGCCGAAGTGACCTATGCGGTCCACGCGCAAGGTGTAGATTTTGAACGGGATCGGGGAAACGAGGTTGAACAGGGCGGCCAGCAGGGCGAACGGCAGGTACAGGGGCCAGGTTATGACTCGGAACCATTTGAGCTTGATTCGATAGTGCGGCTGTTTCGTCATCGCTTATGAATCCTGTGTTTCTTCGTTTGCGTGTGTCAGGGTGCTCGCCTTCATGCCTGATGTTGCGAAGACAAGCAATCCCATCAGCGTGGGGGGGATGAAGTTGTAGGCGCGGACCGTCAGGGCGATGGCCAGGGCGTCGGTCTTGGCCATGCCGCTGTAGGCCAGGATGGCCACCATGGCCCCTTCGGTCATGCCGATGCCGCCAGGCAGGCCGGGAATGGTCAGCCCGAGATAGACCGCGCCGTAGATTCCCAGCACCTGCGCCGGGGTCAGGTCCATGCCCATCAGCCAGATGGGGATCAGCCCCAGATAGGCGAAGTTGCAGAACCACAGGAGCACCGTGGATCCGAGCGGCCTGAGCATGGTCCGTCCCTGCATGGCCTGGCGGATGGCGGCCGTGCCCTGGCGGACCGAACGGCGCAGCCGCTCGCTGGGGATTCGGGCCGGCT encodes:
- a CDS encoding alpha-ketoacid dehydrogenase subunit beta, whose product is MPWTAVCISKDDSLRFEKDGLRCISYVEALNEAQRQAMEGDPEVFLIGEGIDDVGGVFGSTKGLKDRFGERVMDMPIAENGLTGVVTAAAAAGMKPVLVHMRADFLPMSMDQLTNHAAKWHYMSGGRVSIPLVVRSIIGRGWGSAAQHSQGTHNMFLSTPGLKIALPATPYDAKGLFLSAMQDPNPVLIFEHRWLYGSIGPVPEEPYAVPLGQAVVRRPGSDVTIVAVSHMLPFAMQAADTLAAEGVEAEVVDPRTIAPLDMETISASVGKTGRLVLCDVSCRTGGFAGEVVCRLAEENPAMLKAPVRRVSFPDLPTRPRPLTPGRAPDLPTPCSPVLEEAYYPGAEDIAAAVRAVIS
- a CDS encoding radical SAM protein, whose translation is MSENDRIVLDGHKLAWYKERVEAWQRGERIAPITIDCALTRKCGYRCVYCYGQLQANDEQHMTRDVIFRFLDDCAEIGVKGVSFVSDGESTCSPHLYDAIIHGHENGLSMALGTNGYLLQDERLIDILPRLTYLRFNISAGRRSGMPRFTAAPRSASTRSARPCARPLP
- a CDS encoding radical SAM/SPASM domain-containing protein — encoded protein: MRKAVALKKEHGFDVTIGTQMVLMPEFKDQIMPLSELGRELGVDYLVIKHCSDDEDHSLGVQYDKYEELTDLLRQAEALSTDTYMVRAKWSKILSGGTRNYSRCYGPPFIIQFSGSGLVAPCGMLFNSKYKKYHIGNIAETPFKELWQSDRYWEVMDLISSEKFDAKTMCGSLCLQHKVNEYLYGIKELGNELTDPAGEPPMHLSFI
- a CDS encoding class I SAM-dependent methyltransferase, whose product is MNERHCILCGRQAFSLKVVNSYNISKCTGCGLEYADPMPTQAQLAAFYGDYADFRARTEVTRRNAERNLDGLLDKGYVGPQSRILDFGCGGNQFVAACRERGLGRSYGFDRYVFPDGDDLLVSLEDAERGGWDLICLWGVLEHLVDPVTTLRELRGMLAENGRIVCTTVCTEMRIPFQYKPPEHTLYFSRASFGELARASGLELVCVEDYFMEQDADVYLSILLRTMPDAYKARVSHSLPKFVEVPTNEVVAVFGR
- a CDS encoding TIGR04372 family glycosyltransferase, with amino-acid sequence MTKQPHYRIKLKWFRVITWPLYLPFALLAALFNLVSPIPFKIYTLRVDRIGHFGANTELFCSLIDMDRLPREFRVYVHRDIPCNPALLDMWKRVLPIHQIFLPLFDVCHKLGGLGVISRQEERMGTFDFENFMEKTEQHINFTPAEEAEAKRQAEQLGMAPDRPFVPVLGRDYKYLLEHNPHEDNTHYEFRNTDIDTYIPAFKHMAERFTVVRAGSTAEKKVAWSDPNFIDYPFSGKTTPLMDIYLAGRCHFYITCATGPDTVAAQCFRRPTLWVNMIPPTMITTWGSRNLTILKHYWSTREERFLTLSEVLDTPALGMYNYKDIVEAGVQVLDNSPEEILAAVREMEQRLDGTWRSTPEDEALQERFWEKYRRRYPERVYVARVGTQFLRDAPHWLD